In one Juglans regia cultivar Chandler chromosome 11, Walnut 2.0, whole genome shotgun sequence genomic region, the following are encoded:
- the LOC109021447 gene encoding thioredoxin domain-containing protein 9 homolog, with product MHAFSFSFNRRAREISRRSIMENAKVQEILEKQVLTMAKVVEDKLDNETSALDQLDMDDLDALRERRLQQMKKMAEKRSCWISLGHDEYSEIPSEKDFFAALKASNLVVCHFSRDNWPYKMVDRHLSILAKQHMKTRFVKINAEKSPFLAEKLKIIVLPTLVLIKNAKVDDYVVGFDELRSSRLENSLFSSLLFSSLHSKLK from the coding sequence atgcatgcattttcattttctttcaatcgTAGAGCGAGGGAAATCTCTCGGAGATCAATAATGGAGAACGCAAAGGTTCAAGAGATTCTGGAGAAGCAAGTGCTGACGATGGCGAAGGTGGTGGAGGACAAGCTGGATAATGAGACCTCAGCCCTAGATCAGCTGGACATGGATGATCTAGATGCGCTTAGGGAGAGGAGGTTGCAGCAGATGAAGAAGATGGCGGAGAAGCGGAGCTGTTGGATCTCCCTTGGCCACGACGAGTACTCCGAGATCCCTTCTGAGAAGGACTTCTTCGCCGCCTTAAAGGCCAGCAACCTCGTCGTCTGCCACTTCTCTCGCGACAACTGGCCCTACAAGATGGTAGATAGGCACTTGAGCATATTGGCAAAGCAGCACATGAAGACACGTTTTGTGAAAATCAATGCCGAGAAAAGTCCATTCTTGGCAGAAAAGCTCAAGATCATTGTTCTTCCAACCCTTGTTCTCATAAAGAATGCCAAAGTTGATGACTATGTGGTAGGATTCGATGAGCTCAGATCCTCTCGACTGGAAAATagccttttctcttctcttctcttctcttctctgcaTAGCAAACTCAAATAA
- the LOC108987549 gene encoding basic leucine zipper 4-like codes for MFFSQEPVVSQCPGSQEIEFGTDEFQEILSSFQSPTQYCNESLDDQLLSQLFQSRDSVDPNSGSEGSNRAVYTYEERQLRRKESNRKSARLCRWRKKRHLQNLTYEANRLKMENQELKNGLGLVLHQSHVIWADNQRLRSESIDLSARLSDLYQILCTMQSP; via the coding sequence ATGTTTTTCTCCCAAGAGCCAGTCGTATCCCAATGTCCGGGTTCTCAAGAAATTGAGTTCGGCACAGATGAATTCCAAGAAATCCTGTCCTCCTTTCAATCACCGACCCAGTATTGTAATGAATCTCTAGATGATCAACTCTTGTCCCAGCTCTTTCAATCAAGAGACTCGGTCGATCCAAACTCCGGTTCCGAGGGCTCGAACCGGGCGGTTTATACGTACGAGGAGAGGCAGCTCAGACGCAAGGAATCGAACCGCAAGTCAGCCCGGCTTTGCCGCTGGCGAAAGAAAAGGCATCTACAGAACCTCACGTACGAAGCGAACCGGTTGAAAATGGAGAACCAGGAATTAAAGAACGGTTTGGGCTTAGTTTTACATCAAAGTCATGTAATATGGGCGGATAATCAGCGGTTAAGATCAGAATCCATAGATCTCAGTGCCAGGCTTTCGGATCTATACCAAATCTTATGTACCATGCAATCACCGTAA
- the LOC108987551 gene encoding uncharacterized protein KIAA0930 homolog → MLGDGGEIPSRYELLSMVKKHSNSLGKTIVDEPLEADATDDVEFDPRFWHDVFDLYFVRGKESRGRQDDDLLFFVRKLSSQGYGFNDNAEAVAPYFVRRWTPELDTLVEKSSVEVDWRRSFYLNLIAHTSFTVTVAICSHQDLRNHQAGQDKPLLPIYKVVKTVYASPTRVNFHLDSRKEVETIPAYPDICFAVDDFDSTFDAVVLTETDHCYCVLLNANDGAAFPSDDANDGATSSIEKEPQDCSSSNTSSLTADNNLTKSTKLTLFSGFVSYQMVRDSYDAGKSRFGSLLSLGHSPGKTDRLYMKGPGGRGEVEVAVSGVVDQSQQDSGPFSPVASRREFGIGSIVRKAASVASVAAKHAYAATGATTPTSFDEEMVPLKCCLMSISLPWEHIAHDLLFKGAPPVNL, encoded by the exons ATGCTCGGAGATGGTGGAGAGATCCCTTCCAG GTACGAATTGTTGAGCATGGTGAAGAAGCATTCCAACTCGTTAGGGAAAACCATCGTGGACGAGCCGTTGGAAGCTGATGCTACCGACGACGTCGAATTTGATCCaagattttggcatgatgtcTTCGATTTGTATTTTGTTCGTGGCAAAGAGTCCAGGGGACGTCAGGACGACGATCTCCTATTCTTCGTTAGAAAATTG AGTTCGCAGGGATATGGTTTCAATGACAATGCGGAAGCTGTTGCTCCTTACTTTGTACGCAGGTGGACACCCGAG TTGGATACGTTAGTTGAAAAAAGTTCTGTTGAAGTGGATTGGAGGCGCTCATTTTACTTGAACTTGATTGCTCACACTTCATTCACTGTGACAGTAGCAATTTGCAG tcaTCAGGACCTTCGGAATCATCAAGCTGGGCAAGATAAGCCCTTGCTACCTATATATAAG GTTGTAAAAACTGTTTATGCATCTCCAACTCGTGTCAACTTTCATTTGGATTCCAGAAAG GAAGTGGAGACAATACCTGCCTATCCAGATATCTGTTTTGCGGTTGATGACTTCGATTCTACTTTTGATGCAGTG GTCTTGACAGAAACAGACCATTGCTATTGTGTACTTCTCAATGCAAATGATGGGGCAGCATTTCCCAGCGATGATGCAAATGATGGGGCAACATCTTCTATTGAAAAGGAGCCACAAGATTGCAGTTCCAGCAATACTTCATCTTTGACAGCTGATAATAATTTGACCAAAAGTACCAAG CTTACTCTCTTCTCGGGATTTGTGAGCTATCAAATGGTTCGAGACTCTTATGATG CTGGAAAATCTCGATTTGGGAGCCTTCTgtcactaggacattcccctgGAAAAACGGACAGGCTATACATGAAAGGTCCTGGTGGGAGGGGAGAGGTTGAAGTTGCCGTTTCTGGTGTTGTAG ATCAAAGCCAGCAGGACTCGGGCCCCTTTTCACCGGTTGCATCGAGGAGAGAATTTGGAATTGGCTCAATTGTTCGTAAAGCAGCATCTGTTGCATCTGTGGCAGCAAAACATGCCTATGCAGCTACTGGGGCTACTACACCCACGAGTTTTGATGAAGAAATGGTGCCTCTGAAATGCTGCTTGATGTCCATTTCATTGCCCTGGGAGCACATTGCTCATGACCTGTTGTTTAAG GGAGCTCCTCCTGTAAACTTATAA
- the LOC109021301 gene encoding MDIS1-interacting receptor like kinase 2-like — protein MGSSTFEKVCSLRSFVLFVLLIFSPNIVAFASSLNDEADALLKWKATLENEAQPQLSSWTFFPNNATTSSSNPNSSTSPCSWFGIGCNSAGNVIGMNLSGSSLRGSLDAFAFSSFLNLEYIDLSMNYLFATIPPQIGNLSKLIYLDLSTNQFSGKIPPNIGLLTNLQVLRLFKNKLNNSIPEEISQLKSLDELSLHSNSLDGPIPLSLGNLSKLEYLYLYDNSLSGSIPFEIGNLSNLVELCIHTNSLTGPIPPTLGNLKRLALLDSSYNQLSGPIPADIGNMESLKNLTLAENYLVGPIPTSLYGLENLTLLSLFQNQLSGPIPEEIENLKSLVCLQVNENQLNGSLPTSIGNLSKLEILYIRNNHFSGSIPREVEKLVRLTVFRVAWNQFTGYLPQNICQHGLLQYFTANGNHLIGSIPRSLRNCSSLIRILLDQNQLTGNISEVFGEYPNLDYINISNNTFYGELSPKWGRSPRLTNLEIWRNNITGSIPPELGNSIELHLVDLSSNSLVGEIPKEFRRLTSLVKLILSNNQLSGAIPAELGSLTNVEFLDLSMNKLSTSISGCVGGFSQLHYMNLSHNEFSGEIPTEMGTLVQLSVLDLSHNHLTGEIPMEFRNLQSLLTMNISNNNLSGILPRAFEELHGLLYVNIANNQFCGPIPNNTAFLGAPSEAISEGNKGLCGEVKGLQPCQSLTACKHSPTRGHRSTVFMIIFSLLGVHLVLLFALLGLYIRKRRNSQKKGDEDFISTFDGAEMYEEIIAATGDFDAMYCIGTGGYGSVYKAQLPSGSIVAVKKLHTLQNGSYATDRKEFFNEIAALTEIRHRNVVKLHGFCSSERHSFLVYEYLEKGSLAGILRKEEEARELDWSRRVNVVKGLVHALSYMHHDCSLPIVHRDISSKNVLLDSDYEAHLSDFGTAKFLKLDSSNWTGFAGTYGYAAPELAYTMRVTEKSDVYSFGVLALEIINGNHPGDFISSAFSSPANIQLKDVLDHRLPPPTVQVEDELKKILTIANVCLRQDPRNRPTMHMISQVLLRSTLQIIRSPVTTKRV, from the exons ATGGGATCATCGACCTTTGAGAAGGTATGCTCTCTGAGatcctttgttttgtttgttctgCTGATTTTTTCACCGAATATTGTTGCTTTTGCCTCTTCCTTAAATGATGAAGCCGATGCGCTTCTCAAATGGAAAGCCACCCTCGAAAACGAAGCCCAGCCTCAACTATCTTCATGGACTTTCTTTCCTAACAATGCCACGACTTCTTCTTCCAATCCTAATTCAAGCACGAGTCCTTGTTCCTGGTTTGGCATCGGTTGCAACTCTGCTGGAAATGTCATCGGAATGAATCTTAGTGGTTCAAGCTTAAGAGGTTCACTCGATGCGTTTGCATTCTCGTCATTCCTTAATCTCGAATATATTGATCTCAGTATGAACTATCTCTTTGCTACCATCCCACCACAGATCGGTAACCTCTCCAAACTTATCTATCTTGATCTGTCTACCAATCAGTTCTCGGGGAAAATCCCACCAAATATCGGTCTACTCACAAATCTTCAGGTCTTGCGTCTGTTTAAAAATAAGTTGAACAACTCAATTCCTGAAGAAATAAGTCAGTTGAAGTCCCTTGATGAGCTTTCCTTACACAGCAACTCTTTAGACGGACCCATTCCTTTGTCTCTGGGTAATTTAAGCAAATTGGAGTACTTGTATCTCTATGACAACTCACTGTCTGGCTCCATTCCTTTCGAAATTGGAAACCTTTCCAACTTGGTTGAGCTCTGCATACATACCAATAGTTTAACTGGTCCCATTCCTCCTACTCTTGGAAACTTAAAAAGGCTAGCATTGTTGGACTCGTCTTACAACCAACTTTCAGGTCCCATCCCTGCGGATATAGGGAACATGGAATCTTTGAAGAACTTAACACTTGCAGAAAACTACCTTGTTGGTCCTATACCGACCTCATTATATGGCCTAGAAAATCTGACCCTCTTGTCTCTCTTCCAAAATCAACTTTCTGGTCCCATTCCAGAAGAGATAGAAAACTTGAAGTCTCTTGTCTGTCTCCAGGTGAACGAAAATCAACTCAATGGTTCCCTTCCAACTTCAATTGGTAACTTGAGCAAGTTAGAGATTTTATACATTCGCAACAACCATTTCTCTGGTTCCATTCCTCGAGAGGTAGAAAAACTCGTGAGGTTGACTGTATTTCGAGTAGCTTGGAACCAATTCACTGGTTATTTGCCACAAAATATTTGCCAACACGGATTGCTTCAATATTTTACTGCAAATGGTAATCACTTAATAGGTTCGATTCCAAGGAGCTTGAGAAACTGCTCGAGTTTAATCAGAATTCTTCTTGACCAAAACCAACTGACTGGAAATATATCCGAAGTTTTTGGGGAATATCCGAATTTGGATTACATAAACATCAGCAACAATACCTTTTATGGTGAACTTTCACCAAAGTGGGGAAGGAGCCCACGGCTAACAAATCTAGAAATCTGGAGGAATAACATTACTGGTAGCATACCACCGGAGCTTGGAAACTCAATCGAACTACATCTAGTTGATCTTTCTTCAAATAGCTTAGTAGGGGAGATCCCAAAGGAATTTAGAAGGTTGACTTCTTTGGTGAAGCTTATCTTAAGCAACAATCAACTTTCAGGCGCTATTCCTGCGGAGCTAGGGTCCCTGACAAACGTTGAGTTTCTCGATCTCTCCATGAACAAATTGAGCACATCAATTTCAGGATGCGTAGGGGGCTTCTCACAACTGCATTACATGAATTTAAGCCACAACGAGTTTAGCGGTGAAATTCCAACTGAGATGGGCACGTTGGTTCAGCTTTCGGTGCTAGATCTAAGTCATAACCATCTCACGGGTGAGATACCAATGGAGTTTAGGAACTTGCAAAGCTTGCTGACAATGAATATATCCAACAACAACCTCTCTGGAATTCTTCCCAGGGCTTTTGAGGAACTGCATGGCTTGCTTTATGTCAACATTGCAAACAATCAATTCTGTGGTCCCATTCCCAACAACACAGCATTTCTAGGTGCTCCAAGTGAAGCAATATCAGAGGGGAACAAAGGCTTGTGTGGCGAGGTCAAAGGACTACAACCTTGCCAATCACTCACTGCATGCAAGCATTCTCCTACAAGGGGCCACAGGTCGACCGTGTTCATGATCATATTCTCACTTTTGGGAGTACACTTGGTACTTTTGTTTGCATTATTGGGATTGTAtataagaaaaaggagaaactcGCAAAAAAAAGGGGATGAGGACTTCATATCAACCTTCGATGGGGCAGAAATGTATGAAGAAATCATAGCAGCCACGGGGGATTTTGATGCCATGTATTGCATTGGGACCGGTGGATATGGAAGCGTCTACAAGGCACAGCTGCCGTCGGGCAGTATCGTAGCTGTAAAGAAACTCCACACATTACAAAATGGAAGTTATGCCACAGATCGGAAAGAGTTTTTCAATGAGATAGCAGCATTAACAGAAATACGACACCGAAATGTCGTGAAACTACATGGTTTTTGTTCAAGCGAACGTCATTCGTTTTTGGTTTACGAGTACCTTGAGAAAGGCAGCTTGGCCGGGATCctaaggaaagaagaagaagcaagagAATTGGATTGGAGTAGAAGGGTGAATGTTGTAAAAGGGTTGGTGCATGCCTTGTCGTACATGCATCACGACTGCTCACTGCCGATTGTTCATAGAGACATCTCAAGCAAGAATGTTTTGCTGGATTCTGATTATGAAGCTCATCTCTCGGACTTTGGCACTGCTAAGTTTCTGAAGCTAGACTCGTCCAATTGGACTGGCTTTGCTGGCACATATGGATATGCAGCACCAG AACTTGCTTACACAATGAGGGTGACCGAGAAGAGTGATGTGTATAGCTTTGGAGTGTTAGCACTTGAAATAATCAATGGAAATCATCCGGGTGATTTCATCTCCTCTGCATTTTCTTCGCCTGCTAACATACAGCTTAAGGACGTATTGGACCATCGACTTCCACCTCCGACGGTTCAAGTCGAGGACGAACTGAAAAAGATCTTAACTATTGCAAATGTTTGCTTACGTCAAGATCCCAGAAATAGGCCAACCATGCACATGATTTCTCAGGTGTTATTACGCTCAACTCTGCAGATAATTCGTAGCCCAGTTACAACGAAGAGGGTCTAA